In Acidimicrobiales bacterium, the genomic window GCCGATGAAGGCCCTCCGAAGCTTCACCGTCCGCCCCACGCTGCCGGCTGCGCTGGCTCCGCTCGAGGCGTTGGCCATGAACCTGCGCTGGTCGTGGGACCTCCGGACCCGCGAGCTGTTCCGGTGGGTCGACCCCGAGAAGTGGGATGCCGTGGTCCACGATCCCGTGCGTCTGCTGGGCTCGGTGAGCAAGAACCGCCTGTCCGAGCTGGTCGAGGACCCCGGGTTCCTCCGCTTCCTCGAGACCGTCAGCTCCGACCTCGACCGCTACCTCACCCG contains:
- a CDS encoding DUF3417 domain-containing protein translates to MKALRSFTVRPTLPAALAPLEALAMNLRWSWDLRTRELFRWVDPEKWDAVVHDPVRLLGSVSKNRLSELVEDPGFLRFLETVSSDLDRYLTR